The Gloeobacter morelensis MG652769 genome contains the following window.
CGTACCCGGTCTGGACCGCGAGAGCCTGGACATTCAGGCCGCCCCCTACGGCCTGTCGATGGGCGGCAAGATTCGCTTCGCCGCACCGGAAGGGGTGACCGTCCGCCACAGCGAGTTCGGCAACGGCGAATTTCGCCGCACGCTGCAGCTGGCCACCCAGATCCGCTCCGAAGCGGTTCAAGCCGGCTACAGCGACGGCATCCTCACCGTCACCCTGCCCAAAGTCGAGTCCCAGCGCGTCGTGAAAGTCAAGCTGGACGAGACGGTGGATACCACCGCCGCCCAGTCCAACTAACTCCCACCGGCCTTACTCCCCTCCCCTGCCTAGCGGGGGAGGGGTCCAAAAGGCGAACTGGTCGTCTCTTTGCTGTTCGGTTTGGGCGGGCCCAAGCAGCAGATAGGCCCCGTAGCGGTTTTGCACTTTCAGTTGCGACAGCGAGGCGATCTGTCCGACTTCCGACTGCCGTGCCACTACCCACAAGCTCGGCTCGCTGCGCAGCAGGCGGGCCAGTTGCTCGGGAGAGCGGGGGTTGGCGACCTGCCGCCGGGCGTAGAAAGGCGGCAGGTAGGTTAGCGGCCCATAAAACGCCAGCGGTGAGCGGCCCACCCGGTCGATGTACTGCACCTGGGGTGTGGAGACGTAGGCGTCGACCCTGGCCATAAAGACGATCCAGACCAGATTGGCCGTGACGCCGCCGGTGGCCAGCAGTCCTGCAACGGCGAGGCGCCCGCGCCCCATCCCAAAGCAGACGACGGTGAACAGAGTGGCTGCGATCAGCCAGAGGCCGGGTCCGTAGGTCAACCAGCCCCAATCGACGGGGGTATCGAGGTAAGCGCGGGCGGACGGATCGCCCAGATAAGGTTCCAGCAGCGCCGGGTGGTTGCCGATGTAGGGCAGCGCGAGCATCGGGGCTGCCAGCGCCAGGGCCACGAGCACCAGGGCCGCCAGTTCCAGCGGGTGGGGGCGCAGTTTTCCCTGCTGCAACCGGTAGAGAACGCGTGCGGCCAGAAAGGCCCCCGGCACCTGCAACAGCGAGGCGTAGTGAATGAGCTTGGTTTTGACTAGAACCTCAAAAAGCAGCAGGATCAGGACAAACAGCACCATCGCCAGGATCTGAAAGCGCCGCTCGCGATAAAAAGCCCGTTCGCTAATCCCGCGCAGCAGAAAAATCGAAAACGGGAAGCAGCCCAGTAAAAAGACGAGGGTGTGGAAAAAGGGCACGCCGGGGTGGCCGTCGTTGGTGCCGGTGATGCGCAATTGATAGGTGACAAATTCGCCGACGAAGGCCGGGCCGTGGGCCAGGGTCTCCAGGGCAAACCAGGAACCCGCCACCGCGAGCGCCGCGATCAGGCCCAGGCCCACCGACCACGGCGAAAGACGCGGTCTGGAGACAAAGATTTTGTAGATCGCAAAGCAAGGGATGACGATGGCCAGGGCGAGCGGTCCTTTGACGAGCACCGCAAAGCCCAGGCATAAGGACGCCAACCCCAGATAGCCCCCCGGCAGCCGGCCGGGCCGGGGAATCGGCGGATCGAGCCAATCGCTGCGGCGCCCCTCGTCGTAGGCAAATAGACACACCAGGCTGCTCAGCACAAAAAAGTTGAAGGTCGGATCGATGAGGCCGAGCTTACCCTGTACTGCGGGCAAAATCCCCAGTCCAAAAAGAGCCGCCCACAAAAGCCCGAAGCCGGGCGAGACGATAAAACTGCCGGCCAGAAACACCAGTGCCCCGGTGGCGGCGGTGAAGATGGCGCTCGGCAGCCGGGCTGCCCCTTCGCTGACGCCGAACCAGTGAAAGCTCAGCGCCTGCAGCCAGAAAAAACCCGGCGGCTTCTCAAAAAACGGCACGTAATTGACAAAAACCCGCAGATAATCGTTGCGCTCGACCATCTCACGGGCAGCTTCCGCAAAGATCAACTCGTCCCAATCAAAAAGATGCAACGAACCGATAAAGGGCAGATAGGCCGCCAGCAGCAGGCCAAAGACCCCCGAGGCCATCGCCAGGAGCGCACCGAAGGCAACGGGTCTTGAGGCATTGGACAGTCTGCTTGCCATGACATTCTGCCGCCAGGGATCAGTGGCAAGTTAGCAAATTTAACGGCGCTGGTACAATCGGGGGCGAACAGCGGTGCGGGGTATAGAGCTTGGGCTGGTGCGTCAGAGGAATCCGGGGAGCGACGACCGTCGAAGAAAACAGCAAAGCAGCGATCGAGCAGGCGGTTGTCGAATTGATGGCTTCGATCTGCGAGCGCAACGTCTTTGAACCCCAGGACATCGGCTGCGTCATCTTCACAGCCACCAGTGATCTCGACGCGCTGTTTCCTTCCCAGGCCGCCCGCTGCCACCTGCGCGGCTGGGAGAACGTGGCCCTACTGGATCTGGCCCAACTGGAGGTGCCGGGCAGCGTTCCCCGCTGCATCCGGGTGCTGCTGCAGATCAACACCCCCCACCCCCAACCGGAAATCCAGCACGTCTACCTGCGCGGCGCCCGCGGGCTGCGGCCCGACCGAGTTTAGGCAGGCGAAAATATACGGATTATCAGCGCCCGAACGGCGACTGCCCATGAACGACGAAACTACGAAAATGGATAGCAGTTCTCCTGGCTCCTCTGAAATGCCCGCCTGGGTACCCGCAAATATTGAGGAATTACAGCAACTTGTGCTCGTCCAGGACGCCCAGAAAGACCGCCTGTACGCGCTCGTGAGTGAATTGGGCAATTTGTTCGACGCACTGCACCCGGTTTTGGATGCGGCAGTACCCGGGTGGTGGGAAAAGCAACAGCCCTTGTTGAAAATTCGAGAGGAACTGGCTGGTTGGCAGCCCGAGCGTGTCTGTGAGGCAAAACATCGCCTGGGGCTTGTCGTTCGAGGACTGCCTCCCAAAAAAGCAGCGGAAACGCTCCAGAAGCGGCGAACCACCTTGACAGATGAACAACGCCAAGAGCTTGGGTATTGATTGCTAGTTTCCTATCGAGCTGAGGTAGTGCCTGCCGGTTGTCGGGGCTACGGGTACGCAACGGTTGTGGCACAATCCAATTCGGTCTGTTGCTGGATCTTCGATGCGCCAAGTCCGTCCGTTCCCGTGGTTGCCCGCAGGCGTATTGCTGGGGCTGACCTGCGCCGCCCCGGCGGCTGCCCAGATCCCTCCCGCCTTCACCGTCGAGTGCGATGTGTTTATTGCTGGTGGCGGCTTCGGAGGAGTGGCGGCGGCGATCGAGGCACTCGAACTGGGCAAAAAAGTCTGCGTGAGTGAGATCACCGACTGGATCGGCGGCCAGGTTTCCCAGCAGGGAGTCTCGGCCCTCGATGAGCGGCCCCTGCAGCGCAACAATCCCACCCTGTTTGCCCGCGGCTACGAGCAGTTTCGCCAGGCTGTGCGCGCCAAATATGGCGGTGAGCGCAACCCCGGCCGCTGCTGGGTGAGCGAACTGTGCTTTTCACCCCAGGTGGGGGTACAGGTGCTCGAAGAGCGGCTCGCCCCCTTCAGGGCCAGCGGGCAACTGACGCTGCTGACCGATACCGTCGTCAAGACCCTCGAAGTGGAAGGAGGCCGGGTGCGCTCCCTCACCACCCTCACCCACATCCCCAGAGCTCCTGCCCAGGGAGTCAACAGCCGCCCGCTGTCGTCTTTTTATCGCGACTGGTACGACCCGCGGCCTTCGGAATTTTTTGATAAACGCCCCACCCGCTTTGTCCCCACCGCCGCCCGTCGGGGCAAACAGGTGGAGTGGGTGGTGATTGACGCCACCGAGACCGGCGAACTGTGGCCCCTGGCAGGCGTGCCCTACCGGGTCGGCACCGACCGACAGAACCGCTGGGAACCCTCCGCGCATCCCGACGGTGAAGACCCCTACTGCACCCAGGGATTTACCTACACCTTTGCGATGGAGCAGACCGACGCGCCCCAGGCCCATACCAGACCGCCAGGGTACGACTCGCTCTACAACGGCGGCTACTACAGCTACGAGGCGGAGCGCTTCAATTTTGCGATGATCTTTACCTATCGCCGCATCCGCGGAACCGTGGACGGTATGGGCATCGAGGCGATGCGCCCCGGAGATCAATCGATGCAGAACTGGACCTGGGGCAACGACTGGCGGCTTTCGACGGCCGAGACGAATTTGATCCTCACCGAGGAGCAGTTGCGCACCCAGGGGCAGCTTTCCGCAGGCGGCTGGCAAGGAGGCTTGCGCCCGGAGGCGCTCGCCATGGCCGAGGAGCACGCCCTGGGCTACTTTTACTGGTTGGTGGCGGGTACCACCGATTCGCAGCTGCAAAAGAACAACCCGAACTACGTCAAAGCGACCTACCCCAACTACACCTACCTGGCGGGTGCCGCCAGTCCGATGGGTACCGCCCACGGCCTGTCGCGCTATCCCTACATCCGCGAAGGGCGGCGGCTGGTGGGACGGCCCTCGATTGCCTACCCTTACGGATTTACCATCTACGAAACCGACATCTCCCGCGCCCACCAGGACCCGGTGCTCAATCCCGACCGGCCCTTTATCTTTCTCGATTCGGTGGGGATCGGTCAGTACCCGATCGACTTTCACGCCTGCATCAAAGAGAATTTTGAGCCCTCGCCCTACGAAGCGCGCGAAGCCCCTGCGGCCAGCTACCCCTACCAGTTGCCCCTGCGCGCCCTGATTCCTCAAAAAATCGACAACCTGCTGGCCGGAGCCAAGAATATCGCCACCAGTCACATCACCAACGGCTCCTACCGCGTCCATCCGATCGAATGGGCGATCGGGGCGGCGGCGGGCAACACGGCGGCTTTTGTGCTCGATCGCGATATCACCGCAGCTGCGATCGTGGCAGGGCTAGATGCGGTCAACCCCGATGCCGACAAACTGCTGCGCGCCCTGCAACGGCAAATCGTCTCGCGCGGCAACCCGATCGCCGTGCCCGGCACGACGATTTTCGAGACTCAGTGGGCAGATTCCAAGTAAAGCCAAAAGAACATTACCAGTAGTTCGGGAGCATACCAAGACGCTCTTCTACTGCATCTTTAAACGCCTCGTGAAATGCAATGGCCTTATCAAGGTACAGTTCTACTTGCTCGTTAAAGCGCCGCACAGTCTGCGGACACGATACGGGCGCGGTTGCCTTCGATACGCACCTGGCCCTCGGCAAAAAGCCGCACCGCCTCAGGAAGAATCCGGTACTCGTGGGCATGGATGCGCGCAGCCAGGGTCTCGGGGGTGTCCTCCTCGCGTACCGGCTCCGCCGCCTGCAGGATAATCGGACCGGCATCGACTTCGAGGCGGACGATATGGACCGTGCAACCGGCCACTTTGACGCCGTAGTCGAGGGCCTGCTCGATCGCCTTTGCGCCCCGAAAGGCGGGCAGCAGACTCGGATGGATGTTGAGGATGCGATCTGCAAAGCGGCCAATCAACACCTCCGTCACCCTGCGCATCCAACCGGCCATCACCACCAGTTCGACACCGTGGGCGTCGAGGGTAGAGGCAATCTCTTCGTCGAGTACTTCGCGGCTGACGAATTTGCGGTGGTCGAGCAGCACCGCCGCAATGCCCGCGGCGCGGGCGCGCTCGGCGACGTAGGCACCGGGGTTGTTGTAGATGAGTACGGCGATTTCGACCGGCAATCGGCCTGAGCGCGCCGCATCGGCGAGCACCTGAAAGTTGGTGCCGCTACCGGAGGCCAGCACGCCGACGCGCAGCAACGCTCGCCTCAACCCGGCTGGGAAACGGCCCGTTCCTCGCGCTTGCGGCGTTCGGTCTGGCTCAGTTCGTCGACGACTTCTTTGGAGCGCTTGATGCGTTCGAGCACCGCGTGGAAAAAGTCGAGATCGCGCTTGACGCGGTTGTAGTCGAGTGTGAGGTAGGTGCAGACCTGCTGGAGCCGCTCGAGGCGATCTTTTTCGGACATCGCTGCCGCGCGGCCCACCTGCTCCAGAATATTGGCGAGCCCCAACGAGAACAACCGGCTGTACTTGAAGCGCTCGGCGCCTGCGATCCCGGTGAGGGTGTCGCTCACGGTCTTCAGGCGACCGTCGCCCGCTTCGCGCTTGCCCGCCATCACCTCGAGCACTTCCTGTGCAGGCAGCTCGGCGGCAATCGCCCGCCACTGGGCGGCGTCCGCGTGCAACTGGTCGTAGGATAGTTCGAGGGCCGTGCAGAAGGCGCGCAAGATGGCATCGCGCTGTTCGACGGGCGTGTAGCCCTCCATCAAAGCCTGGTAAGCGGTCAGTAGACCCGTGGCAAACAGCGGGTCATAGCGAAAATCCTGGTTGGTGATGAGCAAGTGCACCTCCACGAGCAACTCGTCGATTACCCGGCGGTAGATCGAGTTGACGGGCCGCGGGTAGGCGGCGAAAAAGGCCCGCTTGCTATCGGATACAGTGCGTTTGCTGGTCACTTCGATACTCTCAGGAGGCGTCCTGAACCATTGTCTACTGCTGAAGCCCGGACAGCAAGCCTGCCCCCGCCAGCTGCTCCAGAGCTTCTATCACCTCGGCAGCTACGGGAGCAGGCCAGCTTCCCTCGGCGGCCCGGCTCCCTACCATGCGCAGCCGCAACCCGAAGGCGTCGGCCGCGCCAGATATATGCAATTCTACAAAAGAATTCCCCACGGAAAGTGCCAGGTTCTCCCCGTCCATCAACTGCGCGAGGCTCACCTGC
Protein-coding sequences here:
- a CDS encoding Hsp20/alpha crystallin family protein, which translates into the protein MMRFNPDRDIDALRSDMIDRVFGGLLGPLSGRDLSPAIRVWESPEAFTVQALVPGLDRESLDIQAAPYGLSMGGKIRFAAPEGVTVRHSEFGNGEFRRTLQLATQIRSEAVQAGYSDGILTVTLPKVESQRVVKVKLDETVDTTAAQSN
- a CDS encoding ArnT family glycosyltransferase, yielding MASRLSNASRPVAFGALLAMASGVFGLLLAAYLPFIGSLHLFDWDELIFAEAAREMVERNDYLRVFVNYVPFFEKPPGFFWLQALSFHWFGVSEGAARLPSAIFTAATGALVFLAGSFIVSPGFGLLWAALFGLGILPAVQGKLGLIDPTFNFFVLSSLVCLFAYDEGRRSDWLDPPIPRPGRLPGGYLGLASLCLGFAVLVKGPLALAIVIPCFAIYKIFVSRPRLSPWSVGLGLIAALAVAGSWFALETLAHGPAFVGEFVTYQLRITGTNDGHPGVPFFHTLVFLLGCFPFSIFLLRGISERAFYRERRFQILAMVLFVLILLLFEVLVKTKLIHYASLLQVPGAFLAARVLYRLQQGKLRPHPLELAALVLVALALAAPMLALPYIGNHPALLEPYLGDPSARAYLDTPVDWGWLTYGPGLWLIAATLFTVVCFGMGRGRLAVAGLLATGGVTANLVWIVFMARVDAYVSTPQVQYIDRVGRSPLAFYGPLTYLPPFYARRQVANPRSPEQLARLLRSEPSLWVVARQSEVGQIASLSQLKVQNRYGAYLLLGPAQTEQQRDDQFAFWTPPPLGRGGE
- the aroH gene encoding chorismate mutase encodes the protein MGWCVRGIRGATTVEENSKAAIEQAVVELMASICERNVFEPQDIGCVIFTATSDLDALFPSQAARCHLRGWENVALLDLAQLEVPGSVPRCIRVLLQINTPHPQPEIQHVYLRGARGLRPDRV
- a CDS encoding FAD-dependent oxidoreductase; protein product: MRQVRPFPWLPAGVLLGLTCAAPAAAQIPPAFTVECDVFIAGGGFGGVAAAIEALELGKKVCVSEITDWIGGQVSQQGVSALDERPLQRNNPTLFARGYEQFRQAVRAKYGGERNPGRCWVSELCFSPQVGVQVLEERLAPFRASGQLTLLTDTVVKTLEVEGGRVRSLTTLTHIPRAPAQGVNSRPLSSFYRDWYDPRPSEFFDKRPTRFVPTAARRGKQVEWVVIDATETGELWPLAGVPYRVGTDRQNRWEPSAHPDGEDPYCTQGFTYTFAMEQTDAPQAHTRPPGYDSLYNGGYYSYEAERFNFAMIFTYRRIRGTVDGMGIEAMRPGDQSMQNWTWGNDWRLSTAETNLILTEEQLRTQGQLSAGGWQGGLRPEALAMAEEHALGYFYWLVAGTTDSQLQKNNPNYVKATYPNYTYLAGAASPMGTAHGLSRYPYIREGRRLVGRPSIAYPYGFTIYETDISRAHQDPVLNPDRPFIFLDSVGIGQYPIDFHACIKENFEPSPYEAREAPAASYPYQLPLRALIPQKIDNLLAGAKNIATSHITNGSYRVHPIEWAIGAAAGNTAAFVLDRDITAAAIVAGLDAVNPDADKLLRALQRQIVSRGNPIAVPGTTIFETQWADSK
- the purN gene encoding phosphoribosylglycinamide formyltransferase gives rise to the protein MLRVGVLASGSGTNFQVLADAARSGRLPVEIAVLIYNNPGAYVAERARAAGIAAVLLDHRKFVSREVLDEEIASTLDAHGVELVVMAGWMRRVTEVLIGRFADRILNIHPSLLPAFRGAKAIEQALDYGVKVAGCTVHIVRLEVDAGPIILQAAEPVREEDTPETLAARIHAHEYRILPEAVRLFAEGQVRIEGNRARIVSADCAAL
- the psb29 gene encoding photosystem II biogenesis protein Psp29, with product MTSKRTVSDSKRAFFAAYPRPVNSIYRRVIDELLVEVHLLITNQDFRYDPLFATGLLTAYQALMEGYTPVEQRDAILRAFCTALELSYDQLHADAAQWRAIAAELPAQEVLEVMAGKREAGDGRLKTVSDTLTGIAGAERFKYSRLFSLGLANILEQVGRAAAMSEKDRLERLQQVCTYLTLDYNRVKRDLDFFHAVLERIKRSKEVVDELSQTERRKREERAVSQPG
- a CDS encoding DUF1818 family protein, translating into MNFWRETDKWIVAFDPEREPYCALVGGADWSFELTRPETVQLLAALASLHRQWQVSLAQLMDGENLALSVGNSFVELHISGAADAFGLRLRMVGSRAAEGSWPAPVAAEVIEALEQLAGAGLLSGLQQ